The proteins below come from a single Melitaea cinxia chromosome 9, ilMelCinx1.1, whole genome shotgun sequence genomic window:
- the LOC123656606 gene encoding uncharacterized protein LOC123656606, translating into MRVRKISNLNQDLVDIIGKISDIINIKKIKHLVVFGTDEIDCFLGGLHCVLIKGLREGAKVNIRVLIKWHSNPIDRIHFRSAYQRECVFYRHIVPRLVELQQSYEIIEGLKIKFPNCILADTEDNEEKIVLHFNNDFKLLSRYCKLDFSHSSIVLKNLAKLHGLSFVLQKTSPNDFEYIRNLCDKDVQYADPDNIPELLFDYFKESLEIVDNREIKAKLEEISPHILELLSKSTAPVRNYSTICHADCWNNNLLFKYQVNDINYMLYLSANKYSHISFPTFKNTGKRPVDVIFVDYQLVRYASPVTDISYFLYMSTDQEILCNHYDQLLNIYYGTLSAVLRQCSLEVSDIYPKEIFQKHLREYSVLGLIETLISMKIITADTDEALKMTKMKYYLSEPSGYSGCNTKNQAFYVERINGVVNEFFNRGYSLDALLCQ; encoded by the exons ATGCGTGTTCGGAAAATATCCAATTTGAATCAGGATCTTGTTGATATTATTGGTAAAATATccgatataattaatattaagaaaataaaacatttggtAGTGTTTGGCACAGATGAGATAGACTGTTTTCTCGGTGGACTACATTGTGTTTTAATTAAGGGATTGAGAGAAGGTGCTAAAGTTAACATAAGAGTGCTCATTAAGTGGCATTCCAATCCTATAGATAGAATACACTTTAGATCAGCTTATCAAAGAGAATGTGTTTTTTATCGACATATTGTACCAAGACTGGTAGAACTTCAGCAAAGTTACGAAATAATTGAaggtttaaaaattaagtttccaAACTGTATACTGGCCGACACGGAAGACAATGAGGAAAAAATCgttttacattttaacaatgattttaaacttttaagtagaTATTGTAAGTTGGACTTTAGTCACTCCTCGATTGTTTTGAAAAATCTTGCTAAGTTACATGGTTTGTCATTTGTCTTACAAAAAACATCGCCGAATGATTTTGAATATATTCGGAATTTATGCGATAAGGATGTTCAATATGCCGATCCGGACAATATACCAGAGTTGTTGTTTGACTATTTCAAAGAATCTTTAGAAATCGTGGATAATAGAGAAATAAAAGCAAAACTTGAAGAAATATCGCCGCACATTTTGGAACTATTAAGTAAATCAACTGCACCGGTGAGAAATTATAGCACTATTTGTCACGCAGACTGCTGGAATAATAACCTCTTATTCAAATATCAGGTAAacgatattaattatatgttgtATTTAAGTGCTAATAAATACTCACATATTTCTTTTCCTACCTTCAAAAATACA GGGAAAAGACCAGTGGATGTCATTTTTGTGGATTATCAGTTGGTTCGCTATGCTTCACCGGTGACAGACATatcatactttttatatatgaGTACGGATCAAGAAATACTTTGCAATCATTACGATCAactgttgaatatttattatggaACTTTGTCAGCAGTATTAAGACAGTGCAGTTTAGAAGTAAGCGATATTTATCCTAAGGAAATATTTCAGAAGCACTTGAGGGAATATTCCGTTTTGGGATTAATAGAGACATTGATATCAATGAAGATAATAACAGCGGACACCGACGAGGCTTTAAAGATgactaaaatgaaatattatttatcggAACCGTCTGGTTATTCTGGCTGTAACACAAAGAATCAAGCATTTTATGTGGAAAGAATAAACGGGGTTGTTAACGAGTTTTTCAACAGAGGTTATTCATTAGATGCTTTATTAtgtcaataa